The Acidobacteriota bacterium genome has a window encoding:
- a CDS encoding carboxypeptidase regulatory-like domain-containing protein produces MRQKSLLLSTLLSALFAMLGSSVLLAQGTTSRLTGTVTDQSGAAVPGATVTLTNEATNISFKTQTSDTGAYAFDLIQAGTYQVTVEKTGFKKFVSNNNVAQINQPATVNVAMQVGEVSSQVTVEATADVVQTSSSGNIGSTINQKSLESLPIVGTRGRNPLDLLNFQPGVVVGGNTGGGVNVHGSRDRAFNFTLDGVDINETSAGGSNFTPLRPNPDSLQEFQLVTANATAEFGRSSGAQVTLVTRSGSNQIHGNAFEYYQTPRFNAKSYTGNINNLPKDQFVQHIFGGGIGGPIIKNKLFYFGNLQLLRAYDTALVTRTVYTQAARDGVYRYVVGRANAPNGSATPAVDASGNALVPACSATVTTLCLATYNIANNPANITRDTTLLAALNAQPLPNNFNTGDGLNTAGFNFGSPQHEKQYDFVTKVDYTLNERNTIYVRYAQGAQNTFGDSANGGRPIFPTSPNLVDTFRNPKNLAINYRWNPTTHLINEFVLGLNKFAFAFNTPQPDPAASFSFINVATANTNFISNARKLRTWQFIDNVTLDYSPHVIKTGLNFRYGRHTDDRSSVAGIGLEPTVSLGGAAGYTGFNLPVSSATGINATDLTRLQNTINDQLGRVSSVAQAFVSDPNNPSQFAPLGTRWNFTANYPELDFYGQDSWRMRPNFVVDLGVRWEVKLNPRSDGRPILVPNLPFTLGNAGTNALKWVPGSLFKNDFKKILPSIGFAWDPFKSGKTSIRGNYRIASDRLASQLLGANVFQNIPGNALGATNAAFGQGGGLFRNVAPVIAALVPSSTPDALRQPAAFSTSSINVFDPDFQFPQVHSWSLSYQKEIAKQMVVEINYIGKHGAHLTGGYNANQVNINAKVSGQSESFLDAFNGVRNSTTYNSPLINLLLTGNAANNAGTALFRTLNTTALTQGSVAALAVNVSQRLCVAANVTAGVCTSAQLNQRLLDINGFSSLLQPFSQFTGGLNVFDSSDYSNYHALEVILRRTVRGGNSFQLGYTLAKSLDNRSWDPTFSTVSTANNQSASSTPFNNANRRLNYAWSDFDRRHSLQGTYVYQLPFGNGRKFFSGLHRSLDTVIGGWQLAGTLTVTSGRPFTVYSGLTTFSNVVNSLADCNGCSRNEGKLVVESGKNFWFDATSRAKFSAPAPGSIGNTGRNFFLEPRYFQTDISLSKNFRLTERFNFDLRVDARNFTNTPSFAAPTATLTSTIFGRINDSVNSAARRIQFSGKINF; encoded by the coding sequence ATGAGACAAAAAAGTTTACTGCTCAGCACGCTGCTGAGCGCCCTTTTCGCAATGTTGGGTTCGAGCGTGCTGCTGGCGCAGGGCACGACCTCACGCTTGACCGGCACGGTGACGGATCAAAGCGGTGCGGCCGTTCCCGGGGCGACGGTGACGTTGACGAACGAAGCCACCAACATTTCGTTTAAGACCCAAACGAGCGACACGGGCGCTTATGCCTTTGATCTGATCCAGGCGGGGACGTATCAGGTCACGGTGGAAAAAACCGGCTTCAAGAAATTCGTTTCCAACAACAACGTCGCGCAAATCAATCAGCCCGCGACGGTGAATGTCGCCATGCAAGTGGGCGAAGTCTCGTCGCAAGTGACCGTCGAAGCCACGGCGGATGTGGTGCAAACCAGCAGTTCGGGCAACATCGGCAGCACGATCAACCAGAAATCGCTGGAAAGTTTGCCCATCGTTGGTACGCGCGGACGCAATCCGCTCGACTTGCTCAACTTTCAACCGGGCGTCGTGGTGGGCGGCAATACGGGCGGCGGCGTGAACGTGCACGGTTCGCGTGACCGCGCTTTCAATTTCACGCTGGATGGCGTGGACATCAACGAGACGAGCGCGGGTGGGTCGAATTTCACGCCCTTGCGTCCGAACCCGGATTCCTTGCAGGAATTCCAACTCGTGACCGCCAATGCCACAGCGGAATTCGGACGCAGCAGCGGCGCGCAAGTGACGCTGGTGACGCGGTCGGGCAGCAATCAGATTCACGGCAACGCCTTTGAGTATTATCAAACGCCGCGTTTCAACGCCAAGAGCTACACCGGCAACATCAACAACCTGCCCAAAGATCAATTCGTCCAGCACATCTTCGGCGGCGGCATCGGCGGCCCGATCATCAAAAACAAGCTGTTCTATTTCGGCAACCTGCAATTGCTGCGCGCTTACGACACGGCGCTGGTGACGCGCACGGTCTATACGCAAGCGGCGCGCGACGGCGTCTACCGCTATGTCGTAGGCCGCGCCAATGCGCCGAATGGCTCAGCCACACCGGCGGTGGACGCCAGCGGCAACGCGCTTGTGCCGGCCTGTTCCGCGACGGTCACGACGCTCTGCCTCGCCACCTACAACATCGCCAACAATCCGGCGAACATCACGCGCGATACGACCTTGCTGGCCGCCCTCAACGCGCAACCGCTGCCGAACAATTTCAACACGGGCGACGGACTCAATACGGCGGGTTTCAACTTCGGCTCGCCGCAACACGAGAAACAGTACGACTTCGTCACCAAGGTTGATTACACGCTGAACGAGCGCAACACCATCTATGTCCGCTATGCGCAAGGCGCGCAAAACACCTTTGGCGATTCGGCCAACGGCGGGCGTCCGATCTTCCCGACTTCGCCGAACCTGGTGGACACCTTCCGCAACCCGAAAAATCTGGCGATCAACTATCGCTGGAATCCGACCACGCACCTGATCAACGAATTCGTCCTGGGCTTGAACAAGTTCGCTTTTGCGTTTAACACCCCGCAACCCGACCCCGCCGCTTCGTTTTCGTTTATCAACGTGGCGACGGCCAACACCAATTTCATCAGCAATGCGCGCAAGCTGCGCACCTGGCAATTCATTGACAACGTCACGCTCGATTATTCGCCGCACGTCATCAAGACGGGCTTGAATTTCCGTTATGGCCGCCACACGGACGACCGTTCGTCGGTCGCGGGCATCGGGCTGGAACCGACGGTGAGCCTGGGCGGCGCGGCGGGCTATACGGGCTTTAACCTGCCTGTGTCGAGCGCGACCGGCATCAATGCGACTGATTTGACGCGCCTGCAAAATACCATCAACGATCAGTTGGGCCGCGTCAGCAGCGTCGCCCAGGCCTTTGTGTCCGATCCGAACAACCCCAGCCAGTTTGCGCCGTTGGGCACGCGCTGGAATTTCACCGCCAACTATCCTGAACTGGATTTTTATGGGCAGGACAGTTGGCGCATGCGCCCCAACTTCGTCGTTGATCTGGGGGTGCGCTGGGAAGTGAAATTGAATCCGCGTTCTGATGGCCGCCCGATTTTGGTGCCGAATCTGCCCTTTACGCTGGGCAATGCCGGCACGAACGCGCTGAAATGGGTGCCGGGCAGTTTGTTCAAAAACGATTTCAAGAAAATCCTGCCCTCCATCGGCTTTGCCTGGGACCCGTTCAAGTCGGGCAAGACTTCGATTCGCGGCAATTACCGCATCGCCTCTGACCGGCTGGCGTCGCAGTTGCTGGGCGCGAATGTCTTTCAGAACATTCCCGGCAATGCCTTGGGCGCGACGAACGCCGCGTTCGGACAAGGTGGCGGTTTGTTCCGCAACGTAGCGCCGGTCATTGCGGCGCTGGTTCCTTCGTCCACGCCGGACGCCTTGCGCCAGCCAGCGGCCTTCAGCACCAGTTCGATCAACGTGTTCGACCCCGACTTCCAATTTCCGCAAGTGCATTCGTGGTCGCTCAGCTACCAGAAAGAAATCGCGAAACAGATGGTGGTCGAGATCAATTACATCGGCAAGCATGGCGCGCATTTGACGGGCGGTTACAACGCCAATCAGGTGAACATCAACGCCAAAGTCTCCGGTCAAAGCGAAAGCTTCCTCGATGCTTTTAACGGCGTGCGCAATAGCACGACGTACAACAGTCCGCTGATCAATTTGTTGTTGACGGGCAATGCGGCGAACAACGCGGGCACCGCGTTATTCCGCACCTTGAACACTACCGCGTTGACGCAGGGCAGCGTGGCGGCCTTGGCGGTCAATGTTTCGCAACGGCTGTGCGTCGCGGCCAACGTCACGGCGGGCGTTTGCACGAGCGCGCAATTGAACCAACGGCTGTTGGACATCAACGGCTTTAGCTCGCTGTTGCAACCGTTCTCGCAATTCACCGGCGGGTTGAATGTCTTTGATAGCAGCGACTATTCCAACTATCACGCCCTCGAAGTCATCCTGCGGCGTACAGTGCGTGGCGGGAATAGTTTCCAGCTCGGGTATACGCTGGCGAAATCCCTGGACAACCGTTCGTGGGATCCCACCTTCAGCACGGTTTCGACGGCCAATAATCAATCCGCTTCGAGCACGCCGTTCAACAACGCCAACCGCCGCCTGAATTATGCGTGGTCGGATTTTGACCGCCGCCACTCGTTGCAAGGCACCTACGTTTATCAACTGCCCTTCGGCAACGGACGCAAGTTCTTTTCGGGCCTTCACCGCAGTCTTGACACCGTCATTGGCGGCTGGCAACTGGCGGGGACGTTGACGGTCACTTCGGGCCGCCCCTTCACGGTGTATTCGGGCCTGACGACGTTCAGCAACGTGGTGAATTCGCTGGCGGATTGCAACGGCTGCTCGCGCAACGAAGGCAAGCTCGTCGTTGAAAGCGGTAAGAACTTCTGGTTCGACGCCACGTCACGCGCCAAATTTAGCGCGCCCGCGCCCGGTTCCATCGGCAACACGGGCCGGAATTTCTTCCTCGAACCGCGTTACTTCCAAACGGACATTTCGCTGAGCAAGAACTTCCGCCTGACGGAACGGTTCAACTTCGACCTGCGGGTGGATGCCCGGAACTTCACTAACACGCCGTCATTTGCCGCGCCGACCGCGACGTTGACGTCCACGATTTTTGGACGCATCAACGACAGTGTGAATAGCGCGGCCCGGCGTATTCAGTTCTCCGGCAAGATCAATTTCTAG